A stretch of DNA from Leptolyngbya sp. CCY15150:
CTTCTTCAGGTTATAGAACAGGAGCTGCTGAGTATTCGGCAGGAGCGCAGCACCGTTAAGGTTCATAACCTTATGCGAGCGGCCCATACCTTAAAAGGAGCTGCCGCCAGTGTAGGACAGCGTACGATCCGTGAGGTTGCCCATGTCTTGGAAGATGTTTTTAAGGCTTTTTATAATCCAGATATTGAGATTGATGCAGAAGTAGAGGCGCTCCTTTTTGATGGATATGAATGTCTGCGCCGTCCTGTAGCTGCTGCTCTGAACCAACAGCCTATGGATGATTCTGACGTCATGAACCGAGCAGCTAACATCATTGCTCGTCTACAAGATAAGTTTGGTGATGCGTTTAACCCAGAGGCCGCCATCCCAACCTCAACAGAGCTTGGGTTTGATATGGTTGAGTCTATGTTTGAAATGGGCGTCACTCAACGTCTTAACCTAATACAAACAGCTTTGCAGCAGGGCGATCCGTTTCTTGCCAAAACTCTCTCAACCCAGGCTGAAATGTTCCTCGGCTTTGCGGAGTCGTTGAATCTACCTGGCTTTGGAGCGATCGCTCAAGCTACGCTAGCTGCCTTAGCTGCCCATCCTGACCAAGAGATGGCGATCGCTACCCTAGCCCTTCAAGACTTTACAGCAGGCAAACAGCAAGTTTTAGGGGGCGATCGCATTCAGGGTGGCTATCCATCTCCAGAATTGCAATATCTAGCAGGTATGAATACAGACCATGTGCCGGACTTGTCTACACCTAGCGTAGATTTAGATTTACCGTGCATAGATGAGTTAGAAACTGGGGTTGAGCCCCAAGTGCCGGAGGAGTTTTCAGACGAGGATTCGGAGTTTGATCTAGATATCCTTATGTTCGATGAATCTGTGGAGTCAGATAATTTTTCATCTCTGGGAAAAGATGTAGATTCATCCAATTTACCCGTTGCTAAGGTATTAGAGGCGATCGCTCCTATAGTTGAGGATCATCAACCTATCCCTTCTTCTAAATTAAATCCTTCGCACCTGCCTGATCCATCTGAAGCGGTGACGTTTCCGGAGTCTTCTTCTAATAAGCCCAAGATTCATGCATCCATTCGAGTGGAGCTTAATCAATTAGAAAGCTTAAATCATTATGCCGGTGAGCTATTAATCAATCAAAATCGTCAGGCAGATCAAGATGACTATCTACGTCTCCAGATCCAGGCTCTCCTCGATCATTTACGGCAGCATCGCCAATGTCTTTATCAGATTCAAGATTGGACAGATCATCTGGTCATTCGTTCTTCTATTGGAGAGCGATCGCTCAGTCCATTGCAGCATAATCAACAGCAGTTCACCCGCCCTGGTCTAGTCTCGCTAACCTCAGACTTTGATACATTAGAATTAGATCACTACAATGAATTGCATACCTTAGTGCAATCAACCCTCACCAATTTTTCGCATCTAGAACAGATGGTAGAAGCCGTTAGCCAATCGGCAAAACAAGCTCAGCGCACAACTCAATCTCAACAGCGCCTTCTCGGTTTGGTGCGGGATGATCTAACTGATATCCGCATGATTCCTATCGGTACTGTCTTAAATCGTTTACCGCCAGTGGTAGCCCAACTATCAGGCACGTATCATAAATCGGTTAGCCTTTCCCTAGTTGGAACAGATATTTTAGTTGATAAAGCGGTCGTTGAGAAACTCTACGATCCACTTCTACATCTAGTTAGAAATGCTTTTGATCACGGGATTGAATCATCCCAAGTGCGGCGATCGCTTCATAAATCTGAAACAGGTCACATTCACATTGAGGCGTATCATCAAGGTAATCGTACCACCATTGAAGTACGAGATGATGGAGGTGGGATTGATCTAACTATGGTTGCTCAACGAGCTGTTGACTTGGGGCTGACAACAGCAGCAGCGATCGCCTCCATGGATAGCGATCGCGTCATGGACTTTCTGTTCCAGCCAGGGTTCTCGACTCGCAGCCACGTGAATGAGCTATCGGGTCGTGGTATGGGGTTAGATATTGTTGCCACTCAGGTTGCTGCCATGAATGGCTC
This window harbors:
- a CDS encoding hybrid sensor histidine kinase/response regulator, with the translated sequence MSPSDAFQDQNFAYFITEAQDLLQVIEQELLSIRQERSTVKVHNLMRAAHTLKGAAASVGQRTIREVAHVLEDVFKAFYNPDIEIDAEVEALLFDGYECLRRPVAAALNQQPMDDSDVMNRAANIIARLQDKFGDAFNPEAAIPTSTELGFDMVESMFEMGVTQRLNLIQTALQQGDPFLAKTLSTQAEMFLGFAESLNLPGFGAIAQATLAALAAHPDQEMAIATLALQDFTAGKQQVLGGDRIQGGYPSPELQYLAGMNTDHVPDLSTPSVDLDLPCIDELETGVEPQVPEEFSDEDSEFDLDILMFDESVESDNFSSLGKDVDSSNLPVAKVLEAIAPIVEDHQPIPSSKLNPSHLPDPSEAVTFPESSSNKPKIHASIRVELNQLESLNHYAGELLINQNRQADQDDYLRLQIQALLDHLRQHRQCLYQIQDWTDHLVIRSSIGERSLSPLQHNQQQFTRPGLVSLTSDFDTLELDHYNELHTLVQSTLTNFSHLEQMVEAVSQSAKQAQRTTQSQQRLLGLVRDDLTDIRMIPIGTVLNRLPPVVAQLSGTYHKSVSLSLVGTDILVDKAVVEKLYDPLLHLVRNAFDHGIESSQVRRSLHKSETGHIHIEAYHQGNRTTIEVRDDGGGIDLTMVAQRAVDLGLTTAAAIASMDSDRVMDFLFQPGFSTRSHVNELSGRGMGLDIVATQVAAMNGSIALYSVPGQGSTFVVQVPLSLTITKLLVCQVNAISYAFPVQRIERIILPQPHDFHTTLTGQVAFKFVDQGQERLIPVRHLSSLISYSQSSQKVLHCRNISSQPSLANAPRHVNISHASLHPILVLKVRGELWALQVDRVLGEQELVIRPLSGITPPPYIYGGAILSNNDLSFAIDLDLLLQHQTSQSSPALASDRSPLQLPSATPHSLVSTLNPVKVLLVVDDSITLRQSLTFMLEQQGYRVLQAQDGQDAIERLQMNPDVSLVLCDIEMPRMNGFEVLSYAGKDPNLSKVPIVMLTSRSGDKHRQLALGLGASAYVTKPYSEDQLIQTIEQTLGHAHH